One Salvia splendens isolate huo1 chromosome 12, SspV2, whole genome shotgun sequence genomic window carries:
- the LOC121758464 gene encoding lectin CPL-like, translating into MAKLPQTLIPTLLSAFLLLHTAQSQSTSFTYDFYGDKPTDLIYQGDAHFPSDTTFLRLTNAERGNVGRVLHSSPVQFSQGGSQVDFETTINFIITPSSANAPADGLTFFIAPVGSTIPSSSTGSNLGIFASSGSSPSVFAVEFDTYVNSAWDPSYRHIGIDIGSRSSRVTTEVGDAIIGQQVNARINYVGATKMITVRATAGPETFELSYEYDLSGFLNSQVQVGLSAATGEYVATHDIVSWYFTATMNQNNAGSRSRKELAGKIEQFVGF; encoded by the coding sequence ATGGCCAAGCTCCCCCAAACCCTAATCCCAACCCTCCTCTCCgccttcctcctcctccacacCGCGCAGTCGCAATCAACCTCCTTCACCTACGACTTCTACGGCGACAAGCCCACCGACCTAATCTACCAAGGCGACGCCCACTTCCCATCCGACACCACCTTCCTCCGCCTCACAAACGCAGAGAGAGGCAACGTCGGCCGCGTCCTCCACTCCAGCCCGGTCCAGTTCTCCCAAGGCGGCAGCCAAGTCGACTTCGAAACcaccatcaacttcatcatcaCACCCAGCTCCGCCAACGCCCCCGCCGACGGCCTCACCTTCTTCatcgcccccgtgggctccacCATCCCCAGCAGCTCCACCGGCTCCAACCTCGGCATCTTCGCCTCCTCCGGCTCCAGCCCCTCCGTCTTCGCAGTCGAATTCGACACCTACGTCAACAGCGCCTGGGATCCCAGCTACCGCCACATCGGCATCGACATCGGCTCCAGATCCTCCCGCGTAACCACGGAGGTCGGCGACGCCATCATCGGGCAGCAGGTGAACGCCAGGATCAACTACGTCGGAGCAACAAAGATGATCACCGTCCGCGCCACCGCGGGACCGGAGACGTTCGAGCTCAGCTATGAGTACGACTTGAGCGGATTCCTAAACAGTCAGGTTCAGGTCGGGCTCTCCGCGGCCACGGGAGAATATGTCGCTACCCACGACATCGTGTCGTGGTATTTCACGGCCACCATGAATCAGAACAATGCTGGCAGCAGGAGCAGGAAGGAGCTGGCTGGGAAAATTGAGCAGTTTGTGGGGTTTTAG